Proteins encoded by one window of Lathyrus oleraceus cultivar Zhongwan6 chromosome 1, CAAS_Psat_ZW6_1.0, whole genome shotgun sequence:
- the LOC127078022 gene encoding ATP synthase gamma chain, chloroplastic, protein MSCSNVTMLVSSKPSLPDASNLSFRSAFNPFQLPSQNSSSSCTPSRPTSIQCGLKDLKNRIDSVKNTQKITEAMKLVAAAKVRRAQEAVVNGRPFSETLVEVLYSINEQLQTDDIESPLTKLRPVKKVALVVCTGDRGLCGGFNNAILKKAEARIAELKELGLEYTVVSVGRKGNSYFNRRPYIPVDRFLEGGSLPTAKEAQTIADDVFSLFVSEEVDKVELLYTKFVSLVKSNPIIHTLLPLSPKGEICDINGNCVDAAEDELFRLTTKEGKLTVERDVIRSKTVDFSPILQFEQDPVQILDALLPLYLNSQILRALQESLASELAARMSAMSSAFDNASELKTDLTRVYNRQRQAKITGEILEIVAGSDALI, encoded by the coding sequence ATGTCTTGCTCCAATGTCACCATGTTAGTCTCCTCCAAACCTTCATTACCTGATGCTTCCAACCTCTCCTTCCGTTCTGCTTTCAACCCTTTTCAGCTTCCTTCACAAAACTCTTCCTCTTCTTGCACCCCTTCAAGACCCACCTCAATCCAGTGTGGTCTCAAGGATCTCAAAAACCGTATCGATTCCGTCAAAAACACTCAGAAAATCACCGAGGCAATGAAGCTTGTGGCTGCTGCTAAAGTCAGAAGAGCTCAAGAAGCTGTTGTGAATGGCAGACCTTTCTCAGAGACACTTGTTGAAGTTCTTTACAGCATCAACGAACAGCTTCAAACCGACGATATCGAATCCCCTCTAACTAAGCTTAGACCGGTGAAGAAAGTCGCTCTCGTCGTCTGCACGGGCGATAGAGGTCTCTGTGGTGGATTCAACAATGCAATATTGAAAAAAGCTGAAGCTAGAATTGCTGAGTTGAAAGAGCTTGGTCTTGAGTACACTGTTGTCAGTGTTGGTAGAAAGGGTAACTCTTATTTCAATCGTAGACCTTATATACCTGTTGATAGGTTTCTTGAAGGTGGATCACTTCCTACTGCTAAAGAAGCACAGACTATTGCGGATGATGTTTTCTCACTTTTTGTTAGTGAAGAAGTTGATAAAGTTGAACTTTTGTACACTAAGTTTGTGTCACTAGTGAAATCAAATCCTATAATTCATACTTTGCTTCCACTCTCACCAAAAGGTGAAATCTGTGATATCAATGGAAACTGTGTTGATGCTGCTGAGGATGAGCTTTTCAGGTTAACAACAAAAGAAGGAAAGTTAACCGTTGAAAGAGATGTTATTAGATCCAAGACGGTTGATTTTTCGCCGATTTTGCAGTTTGAGCAGGACCCTGTTCAGATTCTCGATGCACTTTTGCCGCTTTATTTGAACAGTCAAATCTTGAGGGCGTTGCAGGAATCGCTTGCTAGCGAGTTAGCTGCTAGAATGAGTGCTATGAGTAGTGCTTTTGATAATGCCAGCGAGTTGAAGACTGATTTGACAAGGGTTTACAATAGGCAACGCCAAGCGAAGATCACCGGCGAAATTCTGGAAATCGTTGCTGGGTCTGATGCCTTGATATAG